GACCGAGATGCTGGAAGAAGAAGAAGAGTACCTGGATTGGGTTGAAACCCAACTTGGTCTGATTCCAGAAGTAGGCATTGCCAACTATCTGCAAGCACAGATGGGCGACTGAGGAGCAGAACCACCATGCAAGGCAAAACCAGCGTTATCGACGCATTGAACCGGTTGCTCGCAGCAGAACTGACCTCTATTGATCAGTACTTTCTGCACAGCCAGATGTACAAAAACTGGGGTTATCACCGACTGTTTGAGCGCATTGACCATGAGCGCCAGGACGAAATCGGCCACGCCACCAAACTGATGGAACGCATTTTGTTTCTGGAAGGCATGCCTAATGTGGCGGCACGCACTGCCCTGCGCATCGGCACCGATGTTCCGACCATGCTCAAGAATGATCTGGATACCGAATACGAAGTAGCCACTGCACTGAAAGCAACCATTGCCCTGGCCGAACGTGAGCAAGACTATGTCACTCGCGAAATGCTGGTTGAGTTGCTGGATGACACTGAAGTCGATCACGCCCATTGGCTGGAACAACAACTGTTCTTGCTGGGTGCTGTCGGCCTGCACAACTACCTGCAATCGCAAATGGGCAGCGGCAGCCCTACTTGATTGCCAGCGCGATGGCGACGCATTAGCAGAAGTAAGTAAACAAAGTCCTGGCTGAAAACGAAAACAGCCGAGATAAACTCGGCTGTTTTCTGAATTCTGGTCATCAGACCCGTTGATCCGCTCGCGATCAGGCCGCCACGGCGTCCATTTCTTCCCACCCGCGAATGGCCTCAGCTTCAATGGCATCCATCATGGTGTCTTTGGCGCAAGTTGTGCACTGGCCGCAACACGTGCCCGCGCCGGTTGCCATCTGCAACTGCGTAAATGTGCGTGCGCCCTTTTCAACGGCGACATGAATGGCTTTTTCCGTAACCCCATTGCAGATACAGACGTACATCAGAAAGACCCTTGTTACTGATAACTGTTCTCATTATCTTGCAAGAACGATTCTCAATCCAGTAACAATGTCACCTGCCCGATAAACGGCAAGATGCTGAATCCCCCTGAAAACATGCAGTAATATCCCCAACAAACATGCCGTCAATCAAGCCTGCGCAGCGCTGGCACGCGACACCCCAGCCGCGTGATTTTGTGGGGAGCGCCCCGCTCGAAACTCAGGAATCAGACTTCCACGATATGGCAGGCGGGTCTGCAAACTGCCATTCGCGAGCCGGTTTGGGCTTGTCGTATAGATAACCCTGCATGATGTGGCAGCCTATTTCACCCAACTTCTCAGCTTGTTCAAGCAATTCCACCCCTTCTGCCACCAACTCCATGCCGAGCGTGTTTCCCAACGCAACAATGGTCTGGATAATCGCCAGATCATTGGTGTCGTTAAGCATGTCGCGCACAAAAGACTGGTCGATTTTCAGTGTGTCCAGCGGGAAGCGCTTGAGATAGGCAAGACTGGAATAGCCAGTGCCAAAATCATCCAGCGAAATGTTCACGCCTAATTCCTTGAGCGCCACCAATATCTCGCGTGCGGCGTCGGCTTCCCGCATCAAGGTGCCTTCGGTGATTTCCAGTTCCAGCATGGCTGGAGGCAAACCGGTTTCGTTCAGGGTTTCGGCAATCAGCTGCGGCAAATTGCCGGCAGAAAACTGCGCAGCCGAAATATTGACCGACATTTTCAACGGATGCCCTTGAGCCATCCAGCTGGCGGCTTGGCGACAGGCTGTTTCCAGCACCATTTTGCCCAACGGCACAATCAGGCCGGTTTCTTCAGCCAGCGAAATGAACCGCGCCGGCATCAGCAACTCGCCGTCGGTGTTGTACATCCGCACCAGCGCTTCAGCGCCAATCACCTTGCCCTGGCGCGTATCCACTTTGCTTTGGTAGAACACTTCAAAACGTTTTTCCTGCAGCGCTTCACGCAGATGGCGCTCCAGCAAGTGACGGCTTAATACCAGGTCTTCCAGTTCGGTAGAGAAGAAACGGTAGCGATTGCGGCCATCCTGCTTGGCCCGATGCATGGCCACGTCAGCATGCCGCATCAGCGTTTCTTCATCGGAGCTGTCATCCGGAAACAAACTGATCCCCACGCTGATCGACAGATTGAATTGCTTGCCATCGAGTTCAAATGGCTCAGTCATTGCACCCAGCAACTTGGTCGCCGCTTCGTCGGCCTCGGTAATCGAACGCAGCTCCGGCAGCAGAATGACAAACTCGTCACCGCCCAGTCGACCTATCGTGCCACTGGCCGTCAGTACGTTTTCCAGGCGGCGGGCCACTTGACGCAGCAGGTCGTCGCCTGCGGTATAACCAATCGAATCATTTATAAACTTGAAGTAGTCCAGATCGAGCAGCAGCATGGCCACATGTGTCTGGCTCCAGCGAGCCACCTGCAAACCGTGCGAGATACGGTCTTGCAACAGCAAGCGATTGGGAAGCCCGGTGAGCGGATCGTGGCTGGCTAGATAACTCATCTTGATCGCCATGGCGCGCGCTTCGCTGGCATCACGAAACACAATAATTGCGCCGGTAATCTCGCCCGCCTGATTGCGTATCGGGGCAGCGGAATCCTCGACCGCAGATTGCTGGCCACTCAAGGCAATCAAATTGCAATTGAGCGCCATGCCCACGATCCGCGCCTCCTTGAGCGCCAGATAAATCGGATTGCGCAATACGTGGCCGTTATTTGAATCGCGCAATTCCATCACGGTTTCGATGGGTTTGCCCAAGGCATCGGCCGTATGCCAGCCGGTCATTTCCTCGGCGATCGGATTAACAAACGTCACCAATCCTTGCGGATCAGTTGCAATAACGGCATCGCCAATTGAATTGAGCGTAATGCGCATGCGCTCTTTTTCATCCCACAGCGCGCGCTCGGCCAGCTTGCGATCGGTGATATCGGTAAGCACCATCAGCAGCCCTGCCACCGAGCCCAGTTGCCAGTTCGGCACCAGCGTGGTCTGCGCAAAACGGCGGCGGCTGGATGAGGGAAACAGCGTCATCTCCACCGTAACCGTGCGCCCCCGCATGGCTTCCTCCCAGTGCGGCCGCAGTTGCAACAGGGTTTCTTCATTCAACACCGCGTCTAGAGTCATTCCCAACATGCGCGAAGCGGAAATGCCAAACCAGTGCCCCAACTGATCGTTGCAGTAACGGTTATGGGTATCCGCACCCCAAAACGCTACGAATGATGGCAAGTGGTGCACCAGATCGGCCAAATCCCGCCGGGTTTGTGCGAGTTGGTCTTTCTGCCGTTTCAAGGTGAGCTGGTTTTGCACTCGTAGCCGACAAATCGGCACATTGAGCGGCTTGTTCAGAAAATCCAGCCCTCCTGCCGCCAGAGATTGCGTCTCCCAGGACGTGCCTTCATGGGCGGTAACAAAGATCACCGCGCATTCGCTGGTGTAAGGATTAGCCTTGAGCGCGTTGCAAACGGCATACCCATCCATGCCGGGCATTTCGATATCGAGAATGACCAGATCGGGCCGACTGCTATCGGCAACGCGCAAGGCGTCCGGGCCGTTCGTGGCAAAAAGCAGTTCTCCCATGCCTTGCAAGGCATGACTTATCAGCTTGATATTCTCGACTGCGTCATCAACGATCAAGATCGTAGGCTGCGGCCATTGCTCTTCGACAGCAAACACGTTGAATTTCTCTCCAGGCTAAATGGCCATGAATTTGCTATATAGGCATTTACTAATGAAATATCAGCGCCTTTCCTAGATAGCACTTAATTGACGATAAAAACATATTTTTCGCCAAGCTGTCTTCATTGTGAATGCAATTGTTGGCAGCAGACAGCGCACGCACCATCGTGCTAGCGTAGCGCGTTACCGGGAGATCTCTCGCTTGCAATCCAACAACCCCAAATGGTTGCCGCTGGCCATCGTCCTGATTGGCCTGGTGTTCTCTACCGTCCTGGCTCACCGCCAGCAGATTGATAACGAGAAAGCCGCCGAGCGCCGGTTTCTCTCCCGCTCCGGGCGCGCGGTTGATCAAATCAACCTGCAAATGCATATCTATGAATATGGCTTGCGTGGCGCGCGCGGCACCATCATCGGCGCTGGCGGAGCCAACATCACGCGGGACCGCTTCAAAGAATACGGCGAATCGCTGGATATTGGTTCGGAATACCCCGGAGCCCGGGGCTACGGCTTTATCCGGCGGGTAAAACCAGAAGAGGAAGCGGCCTTTATTGCCAGCGAACGCAATCAGGACCATCCGGATTTTCGTATCAGCCAGTTTGCGCCCCATTCCGGGGAAAAATACCTCGTGCAGTATTTTGTGCCCGAAAATGACAAAAATCCGGTCATTGGCCTGGATCTCGCCTCAGAGCCCTCCCGCGAACAAGCGCTGCTGGCTGCAATAAAAAGCGGCACAGCCACGCTTAGCCGTCCCGTTATGCTGACCTTGCCCACTGGGCAATCCAATCGCGGATTCCTGATGGTCTTGCCGGTCTATCGTTCGGGCACCACACCCGCGACGATAGCCGAACGGGAGGCCGCAACCATCGGCTGGGTATACACACCACTGGTGGTCGATGAGGTGATGAAACGGCTGGATTACCGTGACGGTGAGTTATCGGTGACTTTATCCGGCCAGGATTCAACGGGGCAGACAGTTCAGTTTTTTGCCTCGCCCCAGAGCAACCTTTCTGCCATCGGGAACCTGACCTATCAAGCCGACATTCAGCGCTACGGCCAACTTTGGCACGTGCAGATCAAGGCTACGCCGCGTTTTATCCGCAGTCTCAATCTGTTATCACCGCTGGAACCCGCGTTGTTGGTCATGGCCTGCGCGCTGTTGCTGGCCGGGTTAATCTATTTTTACCTGCTCAACGTGAGCCGCCGGCTCAGAGCTTCTGAGGCCCAGTCCAGACTGGCCGCCATTGTCGAAGGCTCCAACGACGCTATTATTGGCAAAACACTGCAAGGCGTAGTCACCAGCTGGAATTCTGCCGCTCAGGCCATGTTCGGGTATTCCGCCCAGGAAGCCATTGGTCGCACCATTCGGGAACTGGTGGTACCGGATGATCGCGCCCAGGAAGAAACTGACATTCTGGATCGGGTCGGACGAGGTGAATCCGTGCCGCACTTTGAAACCATCCGCCAGCGCAAAGATGGCAGCACATTGCCAGTGTCGGTGACCGTCTCGCCTATCCGTGGCGCGCATGGCCAGATTGAAGGCGCGGCCAAAACCGTTCGGGATATCAGCGTTCAGAAGGCGAATGAAGCGCAAATCATGCAGCTCAACGCCACGCTGGAGCAGCAGGTTGAAGAACGGACCATGCAAATCCAGGCTTTCTCTGCCCTGCAACAGGCCATTCTGGATAGCGCTGGTTATTCAATCATTGCCACCGACAGGGACGGCACGATCAAACTGTTCAACCCGGCAGCCGAGCGCCTGCTGGGTTACGAGGCGGGTGAAATGATCGGGCTGGAAACGCCCGCGCTGTTTCACGATCCGGCTGAAGTGGCGGCACGCGCTGCGGTATTAAGTATTGAGCTTGGCCGAGTGGTCGAACCCGGTTTTGAGGTTTTTACCGCCAAAATCCAGCAGGGTAAAACCGACTCCAACGAGTGGACCTACATCAGCAAGGACGGCAAACGCGTCCCGGTTTTGCTGACCACCAGCAGTTTGCGCGACGAGGACGGGAATATCTTTGGTTACCTCGGAATGGCCGTAGACCTGACGACCCACAAGCATGACGAAACCATTCTGCGCCAGGCCAAGGAAAGCGCGGAATCGGCCACTCGGGCTAAGTCGGACTTTCTGGCCAATATGAGTCACGAAATCCGTACGCCCATGAATGCCATTCTCGGCATGTTGCAATTGCTGCAGCAAACCGAGCTAAACAATCGCCAGTACGATTACACCGAAAAAGCCGAATCTGCCGCCAAAGCATTACTTGGTTTGCTCAACGATATTCTGGATTTTTCCAAGGTTGAGGCCGGCAAGCTCGAACTGGACCCGCATCCGTTCATGCTGGACAAACTCCTGCGCGATATCGGGGTGATCTTGTCCGCCAGCGCCGGGCAGAAGGACCTCGAAATCCTGTTTGATATCGACGCGGCAGTTCCTGAAATGGTTGTGGGCGATGCTTTACGTCTGCAACAGGTGCTGATCAATCTTGCCGGCAATGCGATCAAGTTCACCGAACATGGCGAGGTGGTTCTTTCTGTGCGGCTGAAACGACGCAGCAACGACCTGCTCACTATCTTTTTTTCGGTACGCGATACCGGCATTGGCATCAATCCGGAACAACTCGCAGCCGTCTTTGACGGTTTCTCACAGGCCGAAGTGTCCACCACTCGCCGGTTTGGCGGCACGGGTTTGGGGCTGGCCATCAGCCAGCGTCTGGTGCACTTGATGGGTGGGCAGCTTAAGGTTGAAAGTCAGCTCGGCAAAGGCAGTACATTCCATTTTGAAGTGACGCTGCAAGCTGCTGTCCAGGAAGCCATCACGCCTTCGACTTCGGCGCTGGCCAACCTGCGCGGCGTACGGGCACTGGTAGTCGATGACAACGCCAGCGCCCGCGGAGTGATCTCGCGCATGCTGGACTCGCTCGGATGGCATGCCGATCTGGCAGAGTCAGGCGCTGCGGCTTTGTCGTTGCTGGAACAAAGCATTCAACGTGGCCGGGTGTATGACGTCATCTTTGTAGACTGGGCCATGCCGGAAATGGACGGCTGGCAGACAGCCGAACATATCCGCCAGATTTCGCCCGCCAATACTTCACCATTAATCGTCATGGTGACCGCATACGGGCGCGAAATGCTGGCGCAACGCCTGGCCAGCGAGCAAGCCTTGCTGGATGGCTTTCTGGTCAAGCCAATCACAACGTCCACCCTGTTTGATGCGGTAGCTGATGCCCGTGCCAACCAGAACCTGCAGTTCGCCGCGGCTCCTGCCACCCAACCCCGGATGCAACGGTTAACCGGGCTGCGTCTGCTACTGGTTGAAGATAACCCGACCAACCAGCAAGTAGCACGTGAACTGTTACGCAACGAAGGTGCACTGGTGGATGTGGCGGGCGGTGGCATTGAGGGTGTTGCAGCAGTACAAGCGGCTAATCCGCAATATGATGCGGTATTGATGGATATCCAGATGCCGGACATGGATGGCTACGCCGCAACCCGCGAAATCCGCCACAAGCTGGGGCTGCGCACCCTTCCCATCATTGCCATGACCGCCAACGCCATGGCCAGTGATCGCATTGCGTGCCTGGATGCAGGCATGGATGAGCATATCGGCAAGCCTTTCGATCTGAATCAACTGGTTGCAGTGATCAAGCAATTCACCAGGGTTGGCGCCCCGCTGTTGCCAACGCCACCTGCCCTGCAAAAAACCAGCGGCGTCATACCGCAGGCGGCACTCAAACTGTCTGGCGAGCGCGGGCTGGACATCTCGGTGGCACTGGCGCGCTTGGGTGGAGATTTGCCACTGTTCGAATGGGCGCTAGGCAGCTTTCTGGGTGCCAGTACCCAGAACGCCGAACAACTCAAACAATGGCAAGTTGGTGATCCGGAGGACACGCTGGCGCGGCTGCTGCATACGCTCAAAGGCACCGCGGGCACCGTCGGCGCAACTGATCTGGCATTGCAGGTACGGCAAGCGGAAATAGCCATGCGCGAGGGCCAAAACAGCAGCAAACTGAGCGACTTGCTGGTATCCATCCAGGCAGCACTGGAGCAAACCTGCACTGATGTCAAAGCGCTGGCTGATATTTTGCAGGCAGCCAACGCGCCGCCAGCCGCACCGCCGCCGTCCAATCCTCGGTTGGCCGCCGAACTGGAAAATCTGTCCAGGTTGCTGGCGACTGCCAATATGCAGGCCATGCAGGTGTTCGAGCAGATAAAAAATGGCTTGAGCGCGGTCTATCCAGAACACAGCGAAAAAATTGGTCAAGCCATCGATACGCTGGATTTCCAGTCGGCCCACTCACACTGCGAGGACGTGCTGGAACAACTCAAAACCTGACCCGCCCCTCTTGCAGCCAGAAACAAAAAGCCCCGCATAGAGCGGGGCTTTTTGTTGAATACGCCAAGCTTCGGCTTAGTGACCGAACGGGTGACGCAACACGATGGTTTCTTCGCGATCCGGACCAGTCGAAATCATGTCAACCGGGGCTTCGCAAACTTCTTCCACGCGCTTGAGGTAAGCACGGGCGTTAGCTGGCAGGTCTTCCAGCCGTTTGATACCAAAGGTGGATTCTTTCCAGCCCGGCATTTCTTCGTAAACCGGCTCGCAACGGGCGATTTCTTCAGCGCCTACCGGCAGGATATCCACAACCTTGCCATCGACTTTGTAACCGACGCACAGGTTGATGGTTTCAATGCCATCCATCACGTCCAGTTTGGTCACACACAGACCGGAAACACCGTTGATCTGGATTGAGCGCTTGAGCGCAGCCGCGTCGAACCAGCCACAACGACGCGGACGGCCAGTAACCGAACCAAACTCGTTGCCGCGCTTGGCCAGGCCAGCGCCGACTTCGTCAAACAGTTCAGTCGGGAACGGGCCGGAACCCACGCGAGTGGTATATGCCTTTACGATGCCCAGCACGTATTGCAGCATTTGTGGTGCCACACCGGCGCCAGGAGCCGCGGCACCCGCCACACAGTTGGACGACGTCACAAACGGATAAGTACCGTGGTCCACGTCCAGCAGTGTACCTTGTGCGCCCTCAAACAGAATGGCTTTGCCTTCCTTGTTCAGGTCGTACAGGGTGCGTGAGACATCGGCCATCATCGGCTTGATGCGGGCAGCAAAGCTCAGGGTCTGGTCATAGACTTGCTGGAAGTCCAGCGCCGGAGCCTTGAAGTATTGGGTCAGCAGGAAGTTGTAGTACTCAAGGTTTTCCTTGAGCTTGGCCGCAAAGCGCTCTTCGTGGAACAGGTCTTGCAAGCGAATCGCACGACGTGCCACTTTGTCTTCATAAGCCGGGCCGATACCGCGGCCGGTAGTACCGATCTTGGCCTCACCGGCAGCCGATTCGCGAGCCTGGTCCAGCGCAATGTGATACGGCAGGATCAGCGGGCACGCTTCAGAAATGCGCAAGCGGCTGGCGACATCGATACCGGCAGCGCTCAGCTCATCGATTTCCTTGAGCAGCGCTTCAGGCGAAAGAACTACGCCATTGCCAATGAAACATGCTTTGTTCGCATGCAGGATGCCGGACGGGATCAAACGCAAGACGGTTTTCTTGCCGCCCACAACCAGCGTGTGGCCAGCATTGTGACCGCCCTGGAAACGGACAACGCCTTGTGCATGATCGGTCAGCCAATCGACGATCTTGCCCTTGCCTTCGTCACCCCATTGGGTACCAACCACGACTACGTTTCTGCTCATTCAGAACCTCGATTTAACCAGATAAAACAATCGTTTATACGTACAACTCGAAGCAGCCCACCTTTTAGCAGACTGTACGGCGAAAAGCCCGCGCATCAGACAAGCGGATCAACCTGCCACTGCCCGTTTTTAAGAACCAGACGACGATTGACCGCCGCCTCTTCTGGCTTGACGCCCAAATCAATAATTACTGTCTCACCTGCCGCGCGTAACTGGCGCACGGTAGCAATCAGAGTGGCATCGTCACCGGCTGGCGCGAGGATGGCCGCTTTGACTTCGGGGAATGGCAAACGGCTCAGTTCGCGCATATCCAGGCTGAAACCGGTAGCCGGACGTGAACGACCAAATTTCTCACCGACCCGATCATAACGGCCACCGCGTGCAACCGCGTTGGCAAAGCCTTCGGCATAAGCCGCAAATACCAGACCGGTGTGGTAGTCGCTGCTGCGAACTTCGGCCAGATCAAAGCGCACCGGAATCTTGCGAACGGCCAGCGCGCTGGACAGTTGTTCCAGTGCGGCCAGCGCCTCGGCAACGCCTGCGATATTCGGCAATGCGGCGCGAGCACGGGCCAGTACATCGTAACCACCATACAGCGAAGGCAGCGCTTGCAAACCCTTGGCAATCGCCGGATCCAGCCCTGCGGATACTTCACGCAGAGTTGGCAAATCTTTCTGCTGTAGCGCGCTGAAAGTCTGATCGCGCAAATCACCTTTCAAGCCGGCGGCATCGGCCATCGCATGGAACAAACCAATGTGACCAATATCCAGACGCATGTCTTTCAAACCAGCCAGCGCCAGGCTTTCGAACATCAGTTCGATGACTTCAACGTCAGCGGCGACATCAGCGCAGCCATAAATTTCAGCGCCAATTTGGCGCGGTTCACGCGTGGACAAAATGCCGTCCGGTCGAGTATTAACCACCGACCCGGAATAGCACAGCCGCGTTACGCCTTGGCGGTTGAGGATATGCGCATCAATACGCGCCACTTGCGGCGTGATATCCGCCCGCAAACCCATCTGGCGACCGGTCAGTTCGTCTACCAGCTTGAAGGTTTTCAGGTTGAGCGCCGGGTCATCCTGCAAAAACAGCGACTCGACATATTCAACCAGCGGCGGCATGACGAGTTCATAACCGTAGCGGGAGAAAAGATCGAGCAAACCCCGACGCATCGCCTCAATCTGGCGAGCCTCGCGGGGCAGCACGTCGGAAATGTATTCCGGCAAAATCCAGTTGCGCATTGTTCAAACCAAAGCAGATTTTGGAAGCCCGCAACGGGTTGCGGAAAATCCAGACAAACCAAAGCCCTGGCGCGCAGAACGCACCGGGGCTGTGATCTTCAAAGAAAGCATTATCTCATGAATGCAGTGGTTCGCGGGCGAGAACTACCACCGCGAGCGTGCCGAGCGGCAAATCTGCGGAGAAATACCGCAGCCTCGACAGGGCAAAATCGCCCACCTAAGCTGCGGCAATCATCCGTTATTTACCTGGCTTGCCAGCCGCACCGGGGCTCTTCATGTATTTGAAAAACTCGGAGCTTGGGTCTACCACCATCATGTCAGACTTTTTGGAGAAGCTTTGTTTGTAGGCTTCAAGGCTGCGATAGAACGAGTAGAACTCGGGGTTCTTGCCATAAGCATCGCCATAAATGGCGGCTGCCTTGGCATCGCCCTCACCCTTCAAGGTTTGTGCTTGGCTATAGGCATCGGCCAGCAAAACTTCGCGCTGACGATCCGCATCGGCCTTGATCTGCTCGGCTGCAGCAGAACCTTCCGCACGTAGCTGGTTAGCCACGGCTTTACGTTCAGATTGCATGCGCTCGTAGACCGAGTTCAGCGTGCTGTCCTCCAGCTCCACCCGCTTGATCCGCACGTCGACCACGCGCACACCAATCCGCGCGGCATCGGCATCAGCCACTTGCTGCACCTTGGCCATTACCGCATCGCGCTGACCGGAAATCACATCTGCCACGGTGCGTTTACCAAACTCATCGCGCAGCATGTTATTGACTGTATTGCGCAGACGATCACGCGCCTTGCTTTCGTCCAGGCCAACCGCACGGTAGTAGCGCTCGACATCAACGATCTGCCACTTGATGTAGCTATCAACCTTCACGTTCATTTTCTCGATGGTCTGAATCCGGGCAGGTTCAGCTTCATCGATACTTTGAATACGGCGGTCAAAATAACGTACGTCTTGCAACAGCGGCACTTTGAAGAAAATACCTGGCTCTTTCAGCACTCGCTTGAATTCGGAGAACTGGAACACGACGGCGTACTGACGTTGATCCACCGTAAACAGCGAAAGACTCAATACAAAAATAACTACAAGAATGACCGCTATGGTCGGAATGATTCTATTCATGGCCACCCCCTGTTAACGTCCGTCACGAACGCCGCGGTCTGATGCCGCGGGCGTGGCTGCCGCCGTTGCCGGCGTTGCATCTGCAGTATTGTCAGCAGCGGTCGCTGCCTTCGCTGCATCTACAGTCGGGCCGGGGTTGGTCGATTGGATCAGTTTATCTAGCGGCAGATATAACAAGTTGCCGCTGCCTTTCTGATCCACAAGGATTTTGGTGGTGTTCTGGAACATCTGCTGCATGGTGTCCAGATACATCCGCTCACGCGTCACTTGCGGGGCCTTGGCATATTCGGTCGCGACTTGCTTGAAGCGCGATGCGTCACCATCAGCCTGCGAAACCACGCGTTGCTTGTAACCTTGGGCTTCTTCCATCAAGCGTGCGGCAGTACCGCTGGCCTTCGGAATCACGTCGTTGGCGTACGCTGTACCTTCGTTGATCAAGCGAGCCCGATCTTGCCGCGCCTTCACGGCATCGGCAAAAGCCGCCTGCACTTGTTCAGGCGGCTGTACGTCAGAAATATTGACGCGGGCCACAGCGATACCAGTGCCGTAACGATCCAGCAGATTCTGGATCAGTTCGCGAGTGTCTTCGGCAATCTTGCCGCGACCTTCGTTTAGCACGTAATCGACCTTGTTCTGACCGATCACTTCACGAATTGCCGTTTCCGCCGCTTGCTTGACCATGTCTTTACCGTCACGGTCAACAAAACGGTTGTCAAAAGCAAAGTCTTGAGCAGATTTGAGCGTGTACTGAACTTCCAGTTGCACCTGAATGATGTTCTGGTCGCCGGTGAGCATGATCGACTCATCGCCGCCACCGTCCGTGCGCCCGCCTACTTCCAGACTGCGGATTTCAGTGACATTGATGATTTCGCGGGTTTCAATCGGCCACGGATAGTGCCACTTCAGACCCGACTTGTTGACGGTCTCGACATAACGGCCAAATCGCAGAATCAGCGCGTTTTCGCGTTCATCAACGACATAAAAGCCGGACGCGAGCCACAGCACGATGACGACGCCGATAATCGCAAAAATGCCGGTACTGCCGCCAGGAATACCGCGTCCCGACCCCGAAGAAGGAGGTCGGTTGCCGCCCCCAAAAAAACGGGACAGCTTGTTAGTGAAATTGCGGATGATTTCGTCCAGATCGGGTGGGCCATCTTTGCGGCCACCACCCCACTGCGGATCGTTTTGACTCATGGGATCTTATTGTTCCTCGATGGGTTGACTCATTGCATCGACCAG
This genomic interval from Silvimonas soli contains the following:
- a CDS encoding ATP phosphoribosyltransferase regulatory subunit → MRNWILPEYISDVLPREARQIEAMRRGLLDLFSRYGYELVMPPLVEYVESLFLQDDPALNLKTFKLVDELTGRQMGLRADITPQVARIDAHILNRQGVTRLCYSGSVVNTRPDGILSTREPRQIGAEIYGCADVAADVEVIELMFESLALAGLKDMRLDIGHIGLFHAMADAAGLKGDLRDQTFSALQQKDLPTLREVSAGLDPAIAKGLQALPSLYGGYDVLARARAALPNIAGVAEALAALEQLSSALAVRKIPVRFDLAEVRSSDYHTGLVFAAYAEGFANAVARGGRYDRVGEKFGRSRPATGFSLDMRELSRLPFPEVKAAILAPAGDDATLIATVRQLRAAGETVIIDLGVKPEEAAVNRRLVLKNGQWQVDPLV
- the hflC gene encoding protease modulator HflC, which gives rise to MNRIIPTIAVILVVIFVLSLSLFTVDQRQYAVVFQFSEFKRVLKEPGIFFKVPLLQDVRYFDRRIQSIDEAEPARIQTIEKMNVKVDSYIKWQIVDVERYYRAVGLDESKARDRLRNTVNNMLRDEFGKRTVADVISGQRDAVMAKVQQVADADAARIGVRVVDVRIKRVELEDSTLNSVYERMQSERKAVANQLRAEGSAAAEQIKADADRQREVLLADAYSQAQTLKGEGDAKAAAIYGDAYGKNPEFYSFYRSLEAYKQSFSKKSDMMVVDPSSEFFKYMKSPGAAGKPGK
- the hflK gene encoding FtsH protease activity modulator HflK: MSQNDPQWGGGRKDGPPDLDEIIRNFTNKLSRFFGGGNRPPSSGSGRGIPGGSTGIFAIIGVVIVLWLASGFYVVDERENALILRFGRYVETVNKSGLKWHYPWPIETREIINVTEIRSLEVGGRTDGGGDESIMLTGDQNIIQVQLEVQYTLKSAQDFAFDNRFVDRDGKDMVKQAAETAIREVIGQNKVDYVLNEGRGKIAEDTRELIQNLLDRYGTGIAVARVNISDVQPPEQVQAAFADAVKARQDRARLINEGTAYANDVIPKASGTAARLMEEAQGYKQRVVSQADGDASRFKQVATEYAKAPQVTRERMYLDTMQQMFQNTTKILVDQKGSGNLLYLPLDKLIQSTNPGPTVDAAKAATAADNTADATPATAAATPAASDRGVRDGR